One segment of Atribacterota bacterium DNA contains the following:
- a CDS encoding RidA family protein: MGTPYQILQELGLRLPTPPKPVGSYVLALQVADLVFTSGQLPFWNGELKYQGKLGKEISLEEGKKAAELCVLNALSVIEALTGNLDHVKQVVRLVGYVASNEGFTAQPQVVNGASDLLVRVFGERGKHVRVAIGVAELPLGAPVELELLVRLGA, encoded by the coding sequence ATGGGTACCCCATACCAGATCTTGCAGGAGTTAGGGTTGAGGCTCCCTACTCCACCAAAGCCAGTGGGTTCGTATGTGCTAGCTCTGCAGGTGGCTGACCTTGTTTTTACTTCGGGACAACTTCCCTTTTGGAATGGAGAACTTAAATATCAAGGGAAGCTGGGTAAAGAAATTTCCCTTGAAGAGGGTAAAAAGGCTGCAGAACTCTGTGTTTTGAATGCGTTGAGTGTGATTGAAGCACTGACGGGAAATCTAGATCATGTTAAGCAGGTTGTTCGACTGGTTGGGTATGTTGCCTCCAACGAGGGATTCACGGCACAACCCCAAGTGGTGAATGGCGCATCAGATTTACTCGTCCGTGTTTTTGGCGAACGTGGCAAACACGTTCGGGTAGCGATAGGAGTGGCCGAGCTCCCGCTTGGGGCACCGGTTGAGCTGGAATTGCTGGTCAGGCTGGGTGCCTAA
- a CDS encoding ABC transporter permease has protein sequence METTTYSLRRFRKEILRQFLMFGSLLLLFIFFSLSSPNFFTFGNIVSIMLATCVNGMLALGVTFVIITGGIDLSIGTVMTLSAVMSGVFITYWRLPVFLGVLGGVGTGMLCGFANGIVISKMKLPPFIATLGMMMVAKGLALVISKAAPIYFTHAPSFSKIAMGSLVGQLFPGFDVPNAVLIFVISIILASIVLTKTVVGRYDFAIGSNEEAARLSGLNVDKWKIIIYSLCGVFVGMGGVMMASRLNSAQPALGQGYELDAIAAVVIGGTSLSGGEGSTVGTVVGAFIMSTLINGLRILSVPQEWQIVVSGVIVIGAVYLDIIRRQG, from the coding sequence ATGGAAACGACGACCTATAGCTTGAGGCGCTTTCGAAAAGAGATTCTACGCCAGTTTTTAATGTTTGGCAGTTTACTATTGTTATTCATTTTCTTTTCTTTATCCTCGCCCAACTTTTTTACTTTCGGCAATATTGTTTCCATCATGCTGGCTACTTGTGTGAATGGAATGTTAGCTCTGGGAGTTACCTTTGTCATAATCACTGGGGGTATTGACCTCTCTATAGGTACAGTGATGACACTCTCGGCGGTCATGAGTGGTGTTTTCATTACCTATTGGCGTTTACCAGTATTCCTTGGAGTCCTGGGTGGAGTGGGAACAGGAATGCTTTGCGGCTTTGCTAATGGTATCGTGATTTCCAAAATGAAGTTACCCCCTTTCATTGCCACACTCGGTATGATGATGGTTGCTAAGGGTCTGGCTCTTGTCATCTCCAAAGCTGCACCGATATACTTTACCCACGCCCCGAGTTTCTCAAAAATCGCCATGGGGTCATTGGTGGGTCAGCTTTTTCCAGGATTTGATGTTCCCAACGCTGTACTCATTTTCGTCATCTCCATTATTCTTGCCAGTATTGTTCTCACCAAAACGGTGGTTGGTCGCTACGATTTTGCCATCGGAAGTAACGAAGAGGCAGCAAGACTCTCTGGTTTAAATGTCGACAAATGGAAGATAATTATTTACTCTCTGTGTGGTGTTTTCGTGGGGATGGGTGGGGTGATGATGGCTTCGCGGCTCAACTCTGCCCAACCAGCGTTGGGACAGGGTTACGAGCTCGACGCTATCGCCGCTGTGGTAATCGGAGGAACTTCGCTGAGTGGTGGCGAAGGCTCAACCGTTGGTACGGTGGTGGGTGCGTTCATCATGAGTACCTTAATTAACGGATTACGGATTTTATCTGTCCCTCAGGAGTGGCAGATTGTGGTCAGCGGTGTCATTGTCATTGGAGCCGTCTATCTTGATATCATAAGACGACAAGGGTAG
- a CDS encoding sugar ABC transporter ATP-binding protein — protein MSTPLVLMEGIDKSFPGVRALENCRFELMPGEIHALVGENGAGKSTLMKILTGVFQKDAGRIIYKGKEVKIPSPRVAQELGISIVHQELNLMPHLTVAQNIFIGREARRKGFSLFLDEEEMNRKAQELLEMFHMRIDLRTKVQELTVAKQQMVEIAKALSFNAEVLIMDEPTATLSEAEVGELFQILKKLRENGMGIIYISHRLEELREIADRITVMRDGHYIGTLNIQEATIERIISMMVGRNIYEASSKGHINSNTEVVLEVKNLSRGREIKGVGFRLRKGEILGLAGLVGSGRTEVARAIFGADPVESGEIYVKGQKVHIKSPSDAIRHGIAYLSEDRRRYGLMLGLSVEDNVILPSMKNFLNFRCFVNRKKSREKCEEYVGKLRIKTPTLTQRVKNLSGGNQQKVIVAKWLMKNCDILIFDEPTRGIDVGAKSEIYKLLNELTEEGKSIIMISSELPEVLRMSHRILVMCEGRVTGEINAQEATEELVMKYATMRNKNE, from the coding sequence ATGAGCACACCACTTGTGTTAATGGAAGGAATTGACAAAAGTTTCCCTGGGGTTCGGGCGTTGGAAAATTGCCGGTTTGAGCTGATGCCTGGAGAGATCCATGCCCTAGTTGGTGAAAATGGTGCTGGTAAATCCACGCTCATGAAAATTCTGACCGGAGTATTCCAAAAGGATGCGGGACGCATCATATATAAAGGTAAAGAGGTTAAAATTCCCAGTCCCAGGGTAGCTCAAGAATTAGGGATCAGCATTGTTCATCAGGAACTCAATCTCATGCCTCATTTGACTGTTGCTCAAAATATCTTTATTGGACGAGAAGCAAGGAGGAAAGGATTTTCCCTTTTTCTCGACGAAGAAGAAATGAATCGCAAAGCTCAGGAGTTGCTGGAAATGTTCCACATGCGTATCGATCTCCGAACAAAAGTTCAAGAGTTAACTGTAGCGAAACAGCAAATGGTGGAAATTGCTAAAGCTCTCTCGTTCAATGCTGAAGTCTTGATCATGGATGAACCCACAGCAACCTTGAGCGAGGCTGAGGTTGGAGAGTTATTTCAGATTCTCAAAAAACTTAGAGAAAATGGCATGGGGATTATTTACATCTCCCATCGATTGGAAGAATTGAGGGAGATTGCCGATCGAATTACCGTAATGCGTGATGGACACTATATTGGGACGTTAAACATTCAAGAAGCGACTATTGAGCGAATCATCAGTATGATGGTGGGTAGGAATATTTATGAAGCGTCCAGTAAAGGACACATCAATTCGAACACCGAAGTAGTCCTGGAAGTCAAGAACTTAAGCCGTGGTAGAGAAATAAAAGGTGTGGGATTCAGGCTCAGGAAAGGGGAAATCTTGGGTCTGGCGGGACTGGTGGGGTCAGGCAGAACCGAGGTAGCCAGAGCCATATTTGGTGCTGATCCTGTGGAATCAGGTGAAATCTACGTGAAAGGTCAGAAAGTACATATCAAAAGCCCTTCTGATGCTATTCGCCATGGCATTGCGTATCTCTCTGAAGACCGCAGGCGATATGGACTTATGCTCGGGCTGAGCGTGGAAGATAACGTAATTTTACCTTCTATGAAAAATTTCTTAAATTTTCGTTGCTTTGTCAATCGGAAAAAATCGAGAGAAAAATGTGAAGAATATGTTGGGAAGCTGCGTATTAAAACGCCAACTCTAACCCAGAGAGTTAAAAATCTTTCTGGTGGGAACCAGCAGAAAGTTATTGTTGCTAAATGGCTTATGAAAAATTGCGATATCCTGATTTTTGACGAACCCACCCGTGGAATTGACGTTGGAGCAAAGAGTGAAATATATAAGTTACTCAACGAGCTTACAGAAGAAGGAAAATCCATCATCATGATTTCTTCTGAACTGCCGGAAGTCCTGCGTATGAGTCATAGAATTCTGGTGATGTGTGAAGGAAGGGTTACTGGTGAAATCAACGCCCAGGAGGCCACTGAAGAGCTGGTTATGAAATATGCCACCATGAGAAATAAGAACGAGTGA
- a CDS encoding ABC transporter substrate-binding protein — MKYLQGVLLLVILVLVFSFGIAGAEEKVLYIPMISKGFQHQFWQAVKKGAEQAAKDYGVTITFEGPESEAMVDKQIDMLQAALAKKPDALCLAALDSKAVIPYVEKAKEMGIPMVGFDSGVESDIPVTTVATDNINAAGYAADKMAEFIGGEGEVALVVHDQTSRTGIDRRDGFVNRIKEKYPNIKIVDIQYGGGDHLKSTDLAKAIIQAHPNLKGIFGANEGSAIGVINAVRELNKVGQIVVIGYDSGKQQMDAIREGLMAGAITQNPVGMGYMAVEAAIKAVKGEELPKHIDSGFYWYDKSNIDSPEIQQCLYE; from the coding sequence ATGAAATATTTACAAGGCGTGTTACTTTTGGTTATTTTGGTGCTGGTTTTTTCTTTTGGTATCGCAGGTGCAGAGGAAAAAGTTCTCTACATTCCTATGATTTCTAAAGGTTTTCAGCACCAGTTCTGGCAGGCAGTGAAAAAGGGTGCCGAACAGGCAGCGAAAGACTATGGTGTTACCATCACCTTTGAAGGGCCAGAGTCTGAAGCGATGGTCGATAAGCAAATTGATATGCTTCAGGCGGCTTTGGCGAAAAAACCCGATGCTCTTTGTTTAGCGGCCCTTGACTCCAAGGCAGTGATTCCATACGTAGAAAAGGCGAAGGAAATGGGCATTCCTATGGTTGGCTTTGACTCAGGGGTGGAGAGCGATATCCCCGTAACCACAGTTGCAACCGATAACATTAATGCAGCGGGATATGCAGCGGATAAAATGGCCGAGTTCATTGGTGGCGAAGGAGAAGTTGCGCTGGTTGTCCATGATCAAACCAGTCGGACCGGTATCGATCGACGTGACGGCTTTGTGAACCGAATTAAGGAAAAATATCCTAACATTAAAATTGTGGATATCCAGTATGGTGGTGGAGACCACCTCAAATCTACGGATTTAGCGAAAGCCATCATTCAGGCTCACCCAAATCTAAAGGGAATCTTTGGTGCCAACGAAGGTTCTGCCATTGGTGTCATCAATGCCGTTAGAGAACTCAATAAAGTTGGTCAGATCGTGGTCATTGGATATGACTCTGGAAAACAGCAAATGGATGCTATTCGAGAGGGTCTCATGGCTGGAGCTATTACCCAAAACCCAGTTGGAATGGGTTATATGGCTGTTGAAGCAGCCATTAAAGCTGTTAAAGGAGAAGAACTGCCCAAACACATTGATAGCGGTTTCTACTGGTATGATAAGAGTAACATCGATTCTCCAGAGATTCAGCAGTGTCTGTATGAGTAG
- a CDS encoding substrate-binding domain-containing protein, with protein MSTIYDVAKRAGVSAMTVSRVLNEKKGVSPDTRKRVLKAIEETDYIPNSLARSFTLQKTKTIGLVIVDIANPFFTTLARGVENIAAKNRFSVIFCSTDENQEKEALYLEILARKRVDGVILAPASKKGASLKSILIKRIPIVLVDRELESSEDFNLDIVKEDSVHGAYILTKHLINLGHRRIAIVVGGREISTAEERVKGYKKALIEAGIPIEDSLIRFSNYSEEGGYTTTKELLRMLERPTAIFGGNNFIAVGAVAAIKEAGLRIPHDVALVSFGDIDFLSRIYPFFTVVTQSAYSMGAIAAELLIRRIEGKEKVQEKREVVLKPELVIRESAGELLIRG; from the coding sequence ATGTCCACGATATACGATGTGGCAAAACGAGCAGGGGTTTCAGCAATGACGGTGTCCAGGGTTCTTAATGAAAAAAAGGGGGTCAGTCCTGACACCAGGAAGAGGGTTCTGAAGGCTATTGAGGAAACCGATTATATTCCGAATTCCCTGGCTCGGAGTTTTACCTTGCAGAAAACCAAAACCATTGGTCTTGTGATCGTTGATATCGCAAATCCCTTTTTTACCACTCTAGCCCGGGGAGTAGAGAACATTGCGGCAAAAAACCGGTTCAGTGTAATTTTCTGTAGTACCGATGAAAACCAAGAAAAAGAAGCATTGTACCTTGAAATCCTGGCCAGAAAAAGGGTTGACGGAGTTATTCTTGCTCCTGCAAGCAAAAAGGGAGCTTCGTTGAAATCGATTCTTATAAAACGCATCCCAATTGTTCTTGTAGATCGTGAATTAGAAAGTTCAGAAGATTTTAATTTAGACATTGTTAAAGAGGATAGTGTGCATGGGGCTTATATTCTGACAAAACACCTGATAAATCTCGGTCACAGGCGCATTGCCATAGTGGTGGGAGGTCGAGAAATTTCCACCGCAGAAGAACGAGTAAAAGGGTATAAAAAAGCTCTTATAGAGGCGGGGATACCCATTGAAGATTCGCTGATTCGTTTTTCCAATTATTCGGAAGAAGGAGGGTATACTACAACAAAAGAGCTTCTACGAATGCTTGAGAGGCCAACCGCCATTTTCGGTGGTAATAATTTCATTGCAGTTGGTGCGGTCGCGGCGATTAAAGAAGCGGGATTGCGGATTCCTCATGATGTAGCGCTTGTATCGTTCGGGGACATCGATTTTCTTTCCCGAATATACCCGTTTTTTACCGTTGTGACTCAATCAGCCTATTCAATGGGAGCCATTGCTGCGGAACTTTTGATTAGAAGAATAGAAGGAAAAGAAAAGGTTCAAGAAAAAAGGGAGGTGGTGTTGAAACCGGAATTGGTGATTCGGGAGTCAGCGGGAGAACTACTCATAAGGGGGTGA